The Balaenoptera acutorostrata chromosome 10, mBalAcu1.1, whole genome shotgun sequence genome has a window encoding:
- the HFE gene encoding hereditary hemochromatosis protein isoform X5 yields the protein MGASEPDLGLPLFEALGYVDDQLFVSYDHESRRVEPRAPWRWGRATSQLWLQLSQSLKGWDHMFIVDFWTIMDNHNQSKVTKLGVLPESHTLQVILGCEVQEDNSTRGFWKYGYDGQDHLEFRPEMLDWRAAEPRAQTTKLEWEVNKIRAKQNRAYLERDCPEQLRRLLELGRGALDQQALPLVKVTHHVASAVTTLRCQALNFYPQDITMRWLKDRQPLDAKDVEPEDVLPNGDGTYQGWVALAVLPGEEQRYSCQVEHPGLDQPLTATWEPSLSGTLVTGIISGIAVCIILFLIGILFRILRRRQASRGAAGDYVLAECE from the exons ATGGGTGCCTCCGAGCCAGACCTTGGGCTGCCCCTGTTTGAGGCCTTGGGCTACGTGGACGACCAGCTGTTCGTGTCCTACGATCACGAGAGTCGCCGTGTAGAGCCTCGTGCCCCGTGGCGCTGGGGCAGGGCCACCAGCCAGCTCTGGCTGCAGCTGAGCCAGAGCCTGAAAGGCTGGGATCACATGTTCATCGTGGACTTCTGGACCATCATGGACAACCACAACCAAAGCAAGG TAACGAAGCTGGGAGTGCTGCCAGAGTCCCACACCCTGCAGGTGATCCTGGGCTGTGAGGTGCAAGAGGACAACAGCACCAGAGGGTTCTGGAAGTACGGGTACGATGGGCAGGACCATCTTGAATTCCGCCCTGAGATGCTGGATTGGAGagcagcagagcccagggctcAGACCACCAAGCTGGAATGGGAAGTGAACAAGATTCGGGCCAAGCAGAACAGGGCCTACCTCGAGCGGGACTGCCCAGAGCAGCTGCGGCGCTTgctggagctggggagaggggccCTGGACCAGCAAG CACTTCCTTTGGTGAAAGTGACTCATCACGTGGCCTCTGCAGTGACCACTCTACGGTGTCAGGCTCTGAACTTCTACCCCCAGGACATCACCATGAGGTGGTTGAAGGACAGGCAGCCACTGGATGCCAAGGACGTTGAGCCTGAGGACGTGCTGCCCAACGGGGACGGAACCTACCAGGGCTGGGTGGCTTTGGCCGTGCTCCCTGGGGAAGAGCAGAGATACAGCTGCCAGGTGGAACACCCAGGCCTGGATCAGCCCCTCACTGCCACCTGGG AGCCCTCGCTGTCTGGCACCCTGGTCACTGGAATCATCAGTGGAATTGCTGTCTGTATCATCCTCTTCCTTATTGGAATTTTGTTCAGAATCTTGAGGAGAAGGCAGGCTTCCA GAGGAGCCGCAGGGGACTATGTCCTAGCCGAATGTGAATGA
- the HFE gene encoding hereditary hemochromatosis protein isoform X3: protein MLVHSPAETTENVPRHCQMSLKRRNVLVEERVRAPVQQERRSRRPRIGNGLSRGAAGSHSLRFLFMGASEPDLGLPLFEALGYVDDQLFVSYDHESRRVEPRAPWRWGRATSQLWLQLSQSLKGWDHMFIVDFWTIMDNHNQSKVTKLGVLPESHTLQVILGCEVQEDNSTRGFWKYGYDGQDHLEFRPEMLDWRAAEPRAQTTKLEWEVNKIRAKQNRAYLERDCPEQLRRLLELGRGALDQQALPLVKVTHHVASAVTTLRCQALNFYPQDITMRWLKDRQPLDAKDVEPEDVLPNGDGTYQGWVALAVLPGEEQRYSCQVEHPGLDQPLTATWGGAAGDYVLAECE from the exons ATGTTAGTACACTCCCCAGCTGAGACAACCGAAAATGTgcccagacattgccagatgtcccttAAGAGACGGAATGTCCTGGTTGAAGAAAGAGTAAGGGCGCCGGTGCAGCAGGAGCGCAGGAGCCGGAGGCCTAGGATAGGCAATGGGCTCAGCAGAGGAGCTGCGG GGTCACACTCCCTGCGCTTCCTCTTCATGGGTGCCTCCGAGCCAGACCTTGGGCTGCCCCTGTTTGAGGCCTTGGGCTACGTGGACGACCAGCTGTTCGTGTCCTACGATCACGAGAGTCGCCGTGTAGAGCCTCGTGCCCCGTGGCGCTGGGGCAGGGCCACCAGCCAGCTCTGGCTGCAGCTGAGCCAGAGCCTGAAAGGCTGGGATCACATGTTCATCGTGGACTTCTGGACCATCATGGACAACCACAACCAAAGCAAGG TAACGAAGCTGGGAGTGCTGCCAGAGTCCCACACCCTGCAGGTGATCCTGGGCTGTGAGGTGCAAGAGGACAACAGCACCAGAGGGTTCTGGAAGTACGGGTACGATGGGCAGGACCATCTTGAATTCCGCCCTGAGATGCTGGATTGGAGagcagcagagcccagggctcAGACCACCAAGCTGGAATGGGAAGTGAACAAGATTCGGGCCAAGCAGAACAGGGCCTACCTCGAGCGGGACTGCCCAGAGCAGCTGCGGCGCTTgctggagctggggagaggggccCTGGACCAGCAAG CACTTCCTTTGGTGAAAGTGACTCATCACGTGGCCTCTGCAGTGACCACTCTACGGTGTCAGGCTCTGAACTTCTACCCCCAGGACATCACCATGAGGTGGTTGAAGGACAGGCAGCCACTGGATGCCAAGGACGTTGAGCCTGAGGACGTGCTGCCCAACGGGGACGGAACCTACCAGGGCTGGGTGGCTTTGGCCGTGCTCCCTGGGGAAGAGCAGAGATACAGCTGCCAGGTGGAACACCCAGGCCTGGATCAGCCCCTCACTGCCACCTGGG GAGGAGCCGCAGGGGACTATGTCCTAGCCGAATGTGAATGA
- the HFE gene encoding hereditary hemochromatosis protein isoform X1, with protein MLVHSPAETTENVPRHCQMSLKRRNVLVEERVRAPVQQERRSRRPRIGNGLSRGAAGSHSLRFLFMGASEPDLGLPLFEALGYVDDQLFVSYDHESRRVEPRAPWRWGRATSQLWLQLSQSLKGWDHMFIVDFWTIMDNHNQSKVTKLGVLPESHTLQVILGCEVQEDNSTRGFWKYGYDGQDHLEFRPEMLDWRAAEPRAQTTKLEWEVNKIRAKQNRAYLERDCPEQLRRLLELGRGALDQQALPLVKVTHHVASAVTTLRCQALNFYPQDITMRWLKDRQPLDAKDVEPEDVLPNGDGTYQGWVALAVLPGEEQRYSCQVEHPGLDQPLTATWEPSLSGTLVTGIISGIAVCIILFLIGILFRILRRRQASRGAAGDYVLAECE; from the exons ATGTTAGTACACTCCCCAGCTGAGACAACCGAAAATGTgcccagacattgccagatgtcccttAAGAGACGGAATGTCCTGGTTGAAGAAAGAGTAAGGGCGCCGGTGCAGCAGGAGCGCAGGAGCCGGAGGCCTAGGATAGGCAATGGGCTCAGCAGAGGAGCTGCGG GGTCACACTCCCTGCGCTTCCTCTTCATGGGTGCCTCCGAGCCAGACCTTGGGCTGCCCCTGTTTGAGGCCTTGGGCTACGTGGACGACCAGCTGTTCGTGTCCTACGATCACGAGAGTCGCCGTGTAGAGCCTCGTGCCCCGTGGCGCTGGGGCAGGGCCACCAGCCAGCTCTGGCTGCAGCTGAGCCAGAGCCTGAAAGGCTGGGATCACATGTTCATCGTGGACTTCTGGACCATCATGGACAACCACAACCAAAGCAAGG TAACGAAGCTGGGAGTGCTGCCAGAGTCCCACACCCTGCAGGTGATCCTGGGCTGTGAGGTGCAAGAGGACAACAGCACCAGAGGGTTCTGGAAGTACGGGTACGATGGGCAGGACCATCTTGAATTCCGCCCTGAGATGCTGGATTGGAGagcagcagagcccagggctcAGACCACCAAGCTGGAATGGGAAGTGAACAAGATTCGGGCCAAGCAGAACAGGGCCTACCTCGAGCGGGACTGCCCAGAGCAGCTGCGGCGCTTgctggagctggggagaggggccCTGGACCAGCAAG CACTTCCTTTGGTGAAAGTGACTCATCACGTGGCCTCTGCAGTGACCACTCTACGGTGTCAGGCTCTGAACTTCTACCCCCAGGACATCACCATGAGGTGGTTGAAGGACAGGCAGCCACTGGATGCCAAGGACGTTGAGCCTGAGGACGTGCTGCCCAACGGGGACGGAACCTACCAGGGCTGGGTGGCTTTGGCCGTGCTCCCTGGGGAAGAGCAGAGATACAGCTGCCAGGTGGAACACCCAGGCCTGGATCAGCCCCTCACTGCCACCTGGG AGCCCTCGCTGTCTGGCACCCTGGTCACTGGAATCATCAGTGGAATTGCTGTCTGTATCATCCTCTTCCTTATTGGAATTTTGTTCAGAATCTTGAGGAGAAGGCAGGCTTCCA GAGGAGCCGCAGGGGACTATGTCCTAGCCGAATGTGAATGA
- the HFE gene encoding hereditary hemochromatosis protein isoform X2 has translation MGPRARPALLLLILLRTVATQGRSPRSHSLRFLFMGASEPDLGLPLFEALGYVDDQLFVSYDHESRRVEPRAPWRWGRATSQLWLQLSQSLKGWDHMFIVDFWTIMDNHNQSKVTKLGVLPESHTLQVILGCEVQEDNSTRGFWKYGYDGQDHLEFRPEMLDWRAAEPRAQTTKLEWEVNKIRAKQNRAYLERDCPEQLRRLLELGRGALDQQALPLVKVTHHVASAVTTLRCQALNFYPQDITMRWLKDRQPLDAKDVEPEDVLPNGDGTYQGWVALAVLPGEEQRYSCQVEHPGLDQPLTATWEPSLSGTLVTGIISGIAVCIILFLIGILFRILRRRQASRGAAGDYVLAECE, from the exons ATGGGCCCGCGAGCCCGGCCGGCGCTTCTCCTCCTGATCCTCCTGCGGACGGTGGCCACGCAGGGGCGATCGCCGC GGTCACACTCCCTGCGCTTCCTCTTCATGGGTGCCTCCGAGCCAGACCTTGGGCTGCCCCTGTTTGAGGCCTTGGGCTACGTGGACGACCAGCTGTTCGTGTCCTACGATCACGAGAGTCGCCGTGTAGAGCCTCGTGCCCCGTGGCGCTGGGGCAGGGCCACCAGCCAGCTCTGGCTGCAGCTGAGCCAGAGCCTGAAAGGCTGGGATCACATGTTCATCGTGGACTTCTGGACCATCATGGACAACCACAACCAAAGCAAGG TAACGAAGCTGGGAGTGCTGCCAGAGTCCCACACCCTGCAGGTGATCCTGGGCTGTGAGGTGCAAGAGGACAACAGCACCAGAGGGTTCTGGAAGTACGGGTACGATGGGCAGGACCATCTTGAATTCCGCCCTGAGATGCTGGATTGGAGagcagcagagcccagggctcAGACCACCAAGCTGGAATGGGAAGTGAACAAGATTCGGGCCAAGCAGAACAGGGCCTACCTCGAGCGGGACTGCCCAGAGCAGCTGCGGCGCTTgctggagctggggagaggggccCTGGACCAGCAAG CACTTCCTTTGGTGAAAGTGACTCATCACGTGGCCTCTGCAGTGACCACTCTACGGTGTCAGGCTCTGAACTTCTACCCCCAGGACATCACCATGAGGTGGTTGAAGGACAGGCAGCCACTGGATGCCAAGGACGTTGAGCCTGAGGACGTGCTGCCCAACGGGGACGGAACCTACCAGGGCTGGGTGGCTTTGGCCGTGCTCCCTGGGGAAGAGCAGAGATACAGCTGCCAGGTGGAACACCCAGGCCTGGATCAGCCCCTCACTGCCACCTGGG AGCCCTCGCTGTCTGGCACCCTGGTCACTGGAATCATCAGTGGAATTGCTGTCTGTATCATCCTCTTCCTTATTGGAATTTTGTTCAGAATCTTGAGGAGAAGGCAGGCTTCCA GAGGAGCCGCAGGGGACTATGTCCTAGCCGAATGTGAATGA
- the HFE gene encoding hereditary hemochromatosis protein isoform X6: protein MGPRARPALLLLILLRTVATQGRSPRSHSLRFLFMGASEPDLGLPLFEALGYVDDQLFVSYDHESRRVEPRAPWRWGRATSQLWLQLSQSLKGWDHMFIVDFWTIMDNHNQSKVTKLGVLPESHTLQVILGCEVQEDNSTRGFWKYGYDGQDHLEFRPEMLDWRAAEPRAQTTKLEWEVNKIRAKQNRAYLERDCPEQLRRLLELGRGALDQQGKFLPPTCRESEVKVLVFLAWVGIPPPDPPSFLFSTSFGESDSSRGLCSDHSTVSGSELLPPGHHHEVVEGQAATGCQGR from the exons ATGGGCCCGCGAGCCCGGCCGGCGCTTCTCCTCCTGATCCTCCTGCGGACGGTGGCCACGCAGGGGCGATCGCCGC GGTCACACTCCCTGCGCTTCCTCTTCATGGGTGCCTCCGAGCCAGACCTTGGGCTGCCCCTGTTTGAGGCCTTGGGCTACGTGGACGACCAGCTGTTCGTGTCCTACGATCACGAGAGTCGCCGTGTAGAGCCTCGTGCCCCGTGGCGCTGGGGCAGGGCCACCAGCCAGCTCTGGCTGCAGCTGAGCCAGAGCCTGAAAGGCTGGGATCACATGTTCATCGTGGACTTCTGGACCATCATGGACAACCACAACCAAAGCAAGG TAACGAAGCTGGGAGTGCTGCCAGAGTCCCACACCCTGCAGGTGATCCTGGGCTGTGAGGTGCAAGAGGACAACAGCACCAGAGGGTTCTGGAAGTACGGGTACGATGGGCAGGACCATCTTGAATTCCGCCCTGAGATGCTGGATTGGAGagcagcagagcccagggctcAGACCACCAAGCTGGAATGGGAAGTGAACAAGATTCGGGCCAAGCAGAACAGGGCCTACCTCGAGCGGGACTGCCCAGAGCAGCTGCGGCGCTTgctggagctggggagaggggccCTGGACCAGCAAG GGAAATTCCTTCCTCCAACCTGTAGAGAAAGTGAAGTGAAAGTTTTGGTCTTCCTGGCGTGGGTAGGAATCCCCCCTCCAgatcctccctccttcctgttcAGCACTTCCTTTGGTGAAAGTGACTCATCACGTGGCCTCTGCAGTGACCACTCTACGGTGTCAGGCTCTGAACTTCTACCCCCAGGACATCACCATGAGGTGGTTGAAGGACAGGCAGCCACTGGATGCCAAGGACGTTGA
- the HFE gene encoding hereditary hemochromatosis protein isoform X4, with product MLVHSPAETTENVPRHCQMSLKRRNVLVEERVRAPVQQERRSRRPRIGNGLSRGAAGSHSLRFLFMGASEPDLGLPLFEALGYVDDQLFVSYDHESRRVEPRAPWRWGRATSQLWLQLSQSLKGWDHMFIVDFWTIMDNHNQSKVTKLGVLPESHTLQVILGCEVQEDNSTRGFWKYGYDGQDHLEFRPEMLDWRAAEPRAQTTKLEWEVNKIRAKQNRAYLERDCPEQLRRLLELGRGALDQQGKFLPPTCRESEVKVLVFLAWVGIPPPDPPSFLFSTSFGESDSSRGLCSDHSTVSGSELLPPGHHHEVVEGQAATGCQGR from the exons ATGTTAGTACACTCCCCAGCTGAGACAACCGAAAATGTgcccagacattgccagatgtcccttAAGAGACGGAATGTCCTGGTTGAAGAAAGAGTAAGGGCGCCGGTGCAGCAGGAGCGCAGGAGCCGGAGGCCTAGGATAGGCAATGGGCTCAGCAGAGGAGCTGCGG GGTCACACTCCCTGCGCTTCCTCTTCATGGGTGCCTCCGAGCCAGACCTTGGGCTGCCCCTGTTTGAGGCCTTGGGCTACGTGGACGACCAGCTGTTCGTGTCCTACGATCACGAGAGTCGCCGTGTAGAGCCTCGTGCCCCGTGGCGCTGGGGCAGGGCCACCAGCCAGCTCTGGCTGCAGCTGAGCCAGAGCCTGAAAGGCTGGGATCACATGTTCATCGTGGACTTCTGGACCATCATGGACAACCACAACCAAAGCAAGG TAACGAAGCTGGGAGTGCTGCCAGAGTCCCACACCCTGCAGGTGATCCTGGGCTGTGAGGTGCAAGAGGACAACAGCACCAGAGGGTTCTGGAAGTACGGGTACGATGGGCAGGACCATCTTGAATTCCGCCCTGAGATGCTGGATTGGAGagcagcagagcccagggctcAGACCACCAAGCTGGAATGGGAAGTGAACAAGATTCGGGCCAAGCAGAACAGGGCCTACCTCGAGCGGGACTGCCCAGAGCAGCTGCGGCGCTTgctggagctggggagaggggccCTGGACCAGCAAG GGAAATTCCTTCCTCCAACCTGTAGAGAAAGTGAAGTGAAAGTTTTGGTCTTCCTGGCGTGGGTAGGAATCCCCCCTCCAgatcctccctccttcctgttcAGCACTTCCTTTGGTGAAAGTGACTCATCACGTGGCCTCTGCAGTGACCACTCTACGGTGTCAGGCTCTGAACTTCTACCCCCAGGACATCACCATGAGGTGGTTGAAGGACAGGCAGCCACTGGATGCCAAGGACGTTGA